The Ketobacter sp. MCCC 1A13808 genome window below encodes:
- a CDS encoding GNAT family N-acetyltransferase, with translation MKIRAFKQEDLPAIFDIYSRSKLDELKYESMTYTLLSLEDDDKRFSELMESDIYVCHEGDFISGYGAIFNSEIRALFVHPKCRGKGIGKQLLEFLLFSIKGQAILFVARSNESAKHLYHLYGFKVTDTFLTTYNQVPVVAQRMVRPE, from the coding sequence ATGAAAATTCGCGCATTTAAACAAGAAGATCTTCCGGCAATTTTCGATATTTATAGTAGATCGAAACTTGATGAGCTTAAATATGAAAGTATGACGTATACGCTTTTATCACTTGAGGATGATGATAAAAGATTTAGTGAGCTTATGGAGTCAGATATTTACGTTTGCCATGAAGGTGATTTTATTTCTGGGTATGGTGCCATTTTTAATAGCGAAATTAGAGCGCTATTTGTTCATCCTAAGTGTAGAGGGAAAGGTATAGGAAAACAGCTGCTAGAATTCTTATTATTTTCCATTAAAGGTCAAGCAATTTTATTCGTTGCGCGTTCAAATGAATCAGCCAAGCATTTATACCATTTGTATGGATTTAAGGTTACAGATACTTTTTTAACCACATATAACCAAGTGCCGGTCGTTGCGCAAAGAATGGTTCGACCTGAATAA
- a CDS encoding type II toxin-antitoxin system Phd/YefM family antitoxin has product MTYQVLTEIAASISELKSNPMKVVASGNGMPIAVLNRNEPAFYCVPAQAYEALMGLIDDAELIKIVKERQDEETVRVTLDDL; this is encoded by the coding sequence ATGACATATCAAGTACTTACGGAAATTGCAGCCAGCATTTCTGAGCTAAAGTCAAACCCAATGAAGGTCGTTGCAAGTGGCAATGGTATGCCTATCGCAGTATTAAATCGCAACGAACCGGCATTTTATTGCGTTCCTGCCCAAGCTTATGAGGCATTGATGGGATTAATTGATGATGCCGAATTGATAAAAATAGTTAAAGAGCGCCAAGACGAGGAGACAGTTAGGGTAACGCTTGATGACTTATAG
- a CDS encoding YgjV family protein: MELATVFGVLGVIANVSWPLIKSRKHMLFGQILACIFMLIHFWLLDAQAAAAVMATAGLQAALAIPLETHPKFKSIYLVSLLLTPIVSWLTWHGAPSIFSTFALIFFCIGNLQVSTTRLRVLLLCCLLCWVGHNLIISSYPALVSNLLALCTSVYGISRELMLKKLSQREEEFAR, from the coding sequence GTGGAGCTTGCTACAGTTTTTGGCGTTCTGGGAGTTATTGCTAATGTTTCATGGCCTCTTATTAAATCTAGAAAGCATATGCTGTTTGGCCAAATATTGGCGTGCATTTTTATGCTCATTCACTTTTGGCTTCTTGATGCGCAAGCAGCGGCTGCTGTTATGGCCACGGCTGGCCTTCAAGCCGCATTAGCAATACCATTAGAAACACACCCGAAATTCAAATCGATTTATCTTGTTTCTTTGCTTTTGACACCGATTGTCTCTTGGCTAACGTGGCATGGTGCACCATCAATATTCTCTACTTTTGCACTTATATTTTTCTGTATTGGTAATCTGCAAGTTAGTACCACGCGCTTAAGAGTATTACTTCTGTGTTGCTTGCTATGCTGGGTTGGGCATAATCTAATAATTTCTTCGTATCCTGCGCTGGTATCAAATCTATTAGCTTTATGCACCAGTGTATATGGGATTTCACGAGAATTAATGCTAAAAAAGTTAAGCCAACGAGAAGAAGAATTTGCAAGATAG
- a CDS encoding type II toxin-antitoxin system RelE family toxin gives MTYSLEFKKSAYKEWKKLGHTIRNQFKKKIEERLENPHVPNSALSGATNLYKIKLRQVGYRLVYSVDDDVIVVTVIAVGKRDRNEVYDVALSRLQQGD, from the coding sequence ATGACTTATAGTTTAGAATTTAAGAAATCTGCCTATAAAGAATGGAAAAAGCTAGGGCATACTATTCGAAATCAGTTTAAGAAAAAGATCGAAGAACGTTTAGAAAATCCTCATGTACCCAATTCTGCACTCTCGGGTGCAACCAACTTGTACAAAATTAAACTCCGCCAAGTTGGTTATCGACTGGTCTATTCGGTCGATGATGACGTGATTGTCGTCACTGTGATTGCAGTCGGTAAGAGAGACAGAAACGAAGTATATGATGTTGCACTCTCACGACTTCAGCAGGGTGACTGA